The Marinomonas profundi DNA segment CATAACGAGATAGCTTCTGTTTTAAGGTAAAGCGTTGCCAGTGGTGATCTATTGTGTTCATAAAGTAGGCTCCAAACTAGCGAAAAATACGGCGGACAATGTTGGACAGAAACTCGCCAAACATGATCAGTGCGATAATGACGATTAAAATAGCCGCAACAAAGTCATAATCAAAACGTTGGAAAGCAGAAAATAGCGTGCCGCCCAAACCCCCCGCACCGACTATGCCGACCATGGTTGAATTGCGTAAATTCGAGTCGAGTTGATAGGTTGAAAAGCCGATAAAACGGGCAAAGACTTGTGGCATGACGGAAAACAGAATGATGCTGGTAAAGCCTGCGCCCGTTGCTCGAATGGCTTCCACTTGTTTGAGAGAAATCTCTTCAATCGCTTCGGCAAAGAGCTTAGCGATAAAGCCTATTGACGCTACGATGAGGGTGAGAATGCCCGCCAACGCGCCAAAACCGACGCTTTTGACGAACAAAATAGCAATGATGACGGGATGAAAAGTACGACACAAGGCGATCAACGTACGTACTGGTGTACTAACCCAGCCCGGCATCAAATTACGGGCGGCAAATAAACCTAAAAATAGAGAAATGAAAATCCCGCAAATGCTGGAAATCACGGCAATCTCTAGGCTTTCTATGAGGCCGCTTAACAACAAAGACCAGCGGCTAAAGTTGGGTGGCACCATTCGAGCTAATAGATCACTGGCGTGTCCTAAACCGCTGTGAATGCGCCCCCAGCTCAGATCCATGGCATCAAAGGAATACACCACATAACAGACGACAAGCAGCCAAAGTGCGCTGACAAACCAGTTATGTTTGAATGGGTTTTCTCTGTCTTTAGTGGAATGTAAGCGAGTAGAATTTAAGCCAGCCATGATTCACCTCCGTATATTTGTTTGAGATGTTCGTCAGTGATGCCTTCTGGTGGGCCGTCGTAGACGACAACGCCGTCACTCATGCCGATCATACGTTTCGCAAAACGACTGGCGAGTTTTACGTCGTGAATATTAACCAGCGCAGGGATGTTTTTTTCTTGTGAAAAACGCTCTAAAAGCTCCATGATTTCGACCGCGGTTTTTGGGTCAAGAGAGGAGGTCGGTTCATCAGCCAACAGGATTTTAGGGTTTTGCATCACTGCTCTGGCAATACCAACGCGTTGCCGTTGACCGCCAGACAAACTGTCAGCACGCTTGCTAGCATGTTCCGTCAAGCCAACGGCATCGAGTAATTCAAAAGCGGTGTTAATGTCTTGTTGACTGAATTTTCGTCGCCATGCTTGCCAGGCTGACATATAGCCAAGGCGTCCAGTGAGTACGTTTTCAATCACAGTGAGGCGTTCGACAAGATTATACTCTTGGAACACCATGCCGACTTGGCGGCGCAGTTTACGCAGTTGCGCGCCTTTGGCTAAACACAGGTCTGCATTATCAAATAAAATTTGCCCTTCTGTTGGGTCAATTAAACGGTTGATACAGCGTAATAGGGTGCTTTTCCCTGTGCCAGAAGGGCCGATGATGGCCACAATGCCAGGTTCTGTGATGTGAATGTCTATGCCTTTTAGAATAGGGTTTCCTGCGGTGTATTCCTTTTTTAAGTTGCGAATTTCGAGAAAATTTGACGGTTGCGCTGTGGTTTGAGTGACAGACATGATGTTTTCCTACAGGCGAATAGGTCTAACAGCCAGATTATTCTGGCTGTTAGTGTTTTTTTAAATGAGTCTTTTAAGATGAACTAAACGATTAAAATGTGCCGCTTATTGAGCTTTACTGGCGGCTTCTTTTTTGCGTTTATCTGCGGCGGCTTTTGCAGCATCGGCTTCGGCGAGCTGTTTAAGGCCTGTTTTTGTGTAAGCGGTGCCAGAAGCATGGGCGATATCGCGGATAACTTGCCAATCTTCTTTGTAGGTAATGGGGAAGAAACGATCAGCGCCACCAAAGGTTTTTTGCATGTCGGCTGGGAAGCGGAAGGTGAAAAAGGCGTGTTTAATTTTCTCCACCAACTCTGGGTTTAGATCATAAGCATAGCCAAATGACGATGTTGGGAAGCGAGGGCTAGTGTAGATAATACGGAAATCCTCTTTATCGACGCGTTTAGCATCAACCATACGTTTTAGAACGTCTGAAGCAACCGGAGCGGCATCGTAATCTCCTGATAGAACGCCCATCACTGACTGATCGTGCTTGCCTGAGTATTTCACTTCATAGTCTTTGTCCGGCGTGAGTCCTAATGCGGGGAAAATAGCCCGTGGCGCTAGGTTTCCTGAGTTTGACGACGCCGATGTGTGGGCCACGACTTTACCTTTTAGGTCCGTCATTTTCATGATGTTGCTGTCTTTTCGGACGATGGTGACTAAGTTGTAGCCTTGAAACGCTTCTTCTGTGCCTTTTACGGCAATAGGAACCAAGCCACCTAGATTAACGGCGTAGCCTGTTGGACCTGTGGAGAAACCAGCAATGTGCAATCGACCTGAACGCAGCGCTTCGACTTCAGCCGCATTGGAGTGAACTGTGTAATAGACGACTTTTTTACCGGTGACGTCACTCAGGTATTTCTGAAAATCACTGAAGGCATCTTTATACACGGCTGGGTCTTCTACTGGTGTATAAGTAAAGACCAGTGTGCTGGGATCACTCCATTGACTTGAATCTTTTGGCAGATCGGCGACTAGGTCGTAGTTTTCGTCACAGAACTTATCGTCCAATACGCCACGGTAGCGACAATCATCCGCTAAAGCAGCATTGCTACCTATCAGTAATGAACCAGAGAGCACTAAACCAGTCAGTAATTTAATAGACATTATTGTTTTCCTCGAGATGTATTTTTTATTGTTATCACCGGTCGGGAGGTTCCGTTGTCGGAGATGAGTCATCCTGCCAGTTAGTAGGATTGACTTAGATAAAGCAAAGCAAATGCCAAGAATTAAAAGTTTATACAAAACATGTGCTTAGCGTATTTTTTAGTTTGTTCTTTATTTTTCCCCTTGTCTTTGGGACTTTTAGGTCTTATGAAAACAGCAAAATGGGTCATTCTTGTCCATCATCGAATGCTTTAAATTGCTGCTTGTCTAGCTGGTGTTTTTTCATTTTTCGATACAGTGTCTTACGCGACATATCCAGTAGCTCGGCCGCTTCATTTAATTGCCCATTTGTTACCCTGAGTCCTTCTTCTATGATGTGGCGCTCGAACTGCTCCATGCGTTCTTCGTAACTGCCGTTGATATCGTCTTCGCGTTTAATAGAGGCTAGGCTGGTTTCACTGATGCCCAGCACAAAACGGTCGGCGGCGTTTTTGAGTTCGCGCACATTGCCCGGCCATGGGTGTTGTATCAAGTATTCTAAATACCTTGGGGTGATTAACGGCAAGGGTTTGGAGAAATGGGCTGCGGCTTTGCGAGCATAGTGATGGAATAGGGGAAGAATGTCTTCTGGACGATCCCTGAGAGGTGGAATGGTTAAACTTGCCACGTTGAGCCGATAAAATAGATCTTTGCGGAACTTTCCTTCTTCGCCTAATTGGGCAAGATTGTCCTTGCTGGCGGCAATAACAGTCAATTCAACGGGAATAGGCTGAGTGCTACCGACACGCTCAATGGTGCGCTCTTGTAATACTCGCAGTAATTTAATTTGCACTGGCAGTGGCATGGTTTCGATTTCATCGAGAAATAAGGTGCCGCCATTGGCGGCTTCTATTTTGCCTATATGACGTTTATTGGCGCCAGTAAAAGACCCTGCTTCGTGACCAAACAGCTCGCTTTCAATCAGACTTTCGCTAATGCCGCCGCAATTAATGGCGATGAATCGACCTTTATTTCTAAGGCTAAACTGATGTAAGGCTCGAGCAACAACGTCTTTTCCACAGCCGGTTTCGCCATAAATAATGGTGTCGATATTGGCCTGCGCTAAGGAAGAAATATGCTGACGAATGCTTTTTATGGCGGCTGATTCGCCAATAATAAGGGCTTCTAAGCCTGTTTGTTGGGCAATGTTTTGCTTTAGTTTGCGGTTTTCTAATACTAATTGTCTTTTTTCTGCCGCGCGTTGCAGTTGGTTAATCAGTTGCGCGGGCTGCAATGGTTTTTCAAGGAAATCATAAGCGCCTTCTTTCATGGCTTCGATTGCCATAGGAATATCACCATGGCCACTCATAAGGATAACCGGTAGTTCGTTATCTAGCGCACGAAGGCGTGCTAACAGGCTTAATCCATCCATTTTGGGCATTCTGACGTCGCTTAAAATCACGGCGGTGCTGTGATGATCTAATGCCAAAATGGCTTTTTCGGCGCTGAAGTAGCTGGTTATTTGAAAACCTTCAAGCTCTAGCATCTCGGTTAATGCTTCGATAATGGTTTGATCGTCGTCAATAATGACCACTTTTATGATATTTCCCATTTATTTTTCTGCCTTATTTAATGCTAAGGTAAAACGGCTGCCTTTTTCGGGTATCGATGTGACTTTAATGTGACCGCCAAAATCTTGGACTATGTTGTAGCTAATGGATAAGCCCAGCCCAAGACCTTGTCCTACTTCTTTTTGAGTGAAAAAGGGGTCGAATATCTGCTCTATTTGGTCGGATTCTATGCCTGTCCCTGTGTCACTTACTTCGATCATGACTTTATCGCCGTGTTGGTATACCGCAATACCGAGCTGCTTGACTGGAGAGCTGGATAGGGCGTCAACCGCGTTGCTAATGAGGTTGACCATGACTTGTTCTAGGCGAATAGGTTCGGCAAGAACATAAAGTAAGGCGTCACTTGCTTGGTAGTTGAGCGTGCAATGCTGCTCATGGATTTGGCTAGACATCAATTCGATCGCCTCTTCTATGACGCTTGCTAAGCAAACTGGTGTGAGCTCAGTCCCTGCCACACGAGCGAAGGCTTTAAGGTGTTTGGTAATGCGAGTGATTTTTTTAAGCAGTTGGCTGATTTTATCTAGACTGTTGTGCGCTTTGTTTAGTTGGCCTTGTTCCATATGACGTCCAGCGGTATGTAGGTGACTGGCAATGGCGGTTAAAGGCTGGTTTATTTCGTGGGTGATGCCGACGCCAAGTTGCCCTAAGGCGGCGAGTTTACCGGCTTGAACTAGTTCATTCTGTGTGGCTTTGAGTTGTGCTTCTGCCGCGACTCGTTCGTCTATTTCGGCGGCAAGTTTTTGGTTGGTGCGCTCTACTTCAATGGCGGTTTTTTGAAAATAGCACAGGTCTCTTGCCATGCTGGAAACTTCGTCATTACCGACGATGCGAATTGGCGTGTCTAACTGAGAGCTGGCAATGGCGCGCATGTTTTGCTGTAACTCGATAATGCGTTGTAGCACATTGCGACGGACATAAAACCAAGAAATGGCGCAGGCGATGCTTAGGCTAATGAGAGACAGCAGCAAAATATTACGAATGCTGCTGTTGATGGACTTAATGGCGCCTTCTAACGAACCGCGAATACTGGTGTTGGTGTCGTTGGTATATTGATTGATTTGTGCCGCCAACTGTTGAATATGCTGTTGGCTGTTTTCGAGCAGAAAGCTTTGTTGATAAAGCAAATCCAATTCTTCGTTTTTGAGTTGGAAAAGCTCGCCTTGTCGAGAGCTCATACTCAGCAAATTCAGTAGGTTTTGTTGCAATATCGGCGGAATTTGCGCTAGTGAGGTTGGGTATTGAGCGATTTCTCTCCCCAATTTTTCCAAGCGTAAAAAGGTGTAATCTAACTCGTTAAACGAGGCGTCATTGCTGATTTTTTCCATTAAAGCTGAAAAATAATACAGCCGATTGATGACGTGTTCTCGTCCCGCGTTTCGTTCTAATTGCTCTAACTGCTGAATAAGTGTTTCAAACAGAGGGAAGATGAGTAGAGAGGTTTGTGCTAACTCGCGTTTGATGACTTCTCGGCGTTCAACACTTTGATTCAATAGGGTTAAGCTGTTTTGAATTTGAGTAATGAGTTCCAGAAAATAGCGAGTGTAATCTGGCAAATTGCGCATTAAGGCGTCCATCTCACTGATCGCCAAACTGAGCTCGGCCATGGTTTGTTCTCTGGACGTGGCGGCATCGCTAGTAACCAGCAATGGTGCTGTGGCCACAATCAGTCGGCTTTTATCATTTAACCTCGCTGCTGCATCTAAACCGGGAATATCTTGGTACTTTAACAATAACAAACGATCGCTCAATTGCAGATACGTATTGGTTGCCAAGCCGCTTGCCACAATCGTGATAGAAGAAATTAGCACAAAGGCGAGAAAAAGCCGGCCGCCAATACCGATATGGCGAAGCCAGTGAAATGTGGGAATGCCCATTATATATGTCCTATTGTTTTTATTATCAAATAACCTAATGAAAGATTAATGCCAACTTTTATTCCGCTGGTTATGGGGCTTTTGACTTATAATGAGGACATAAATGTCCCATTCGAAAGTGCTGAGGAATTAATCTCATCGAAATATATCATGATACTTATGATTGGGGATGGGGCGTTTGGAAATACTATTGTTTTGATTTTTTTGATTTTGGTAGCGAGTGAAAAATGCTTTCTAAGGGAGAACCGCCTCACTTTGCTCGGCAATGAGGCGGTGACAGATGTTTTGTTAGAGCCTTCTTAGCCCCCACATCAGATAGAGTCCACCGATAATAGAAGCGACCATTCCTGTGGGTATGTCCTGCGGGTAGAGTAGTTGACGCCCCAGCCAATCGGCAAACAACATTAAACTACAGCCGACTAAAATAGCGCCTATGAGGTGTTCTTTGGCTCGGCTAAAGCCTAATAAACGCGCTAAATGGGGGGCCATCAGTCCGACAAAACTGAGAGGGCCGACGACCAAGGTGGCGCTGACGGTTAACCCCGCAACCAGTAAAAGCAACCACATTCGTGATCGAGAAACGTTCATGCCTAAGGCGTGGGCGCTGGCTTCGCCTAAGGGCAAAATATCTAACCAACGATGGCAGACAAAGGCGATTGACAGCCAGACTAGCGTGGCTATTGCCAGAGGAATCAGCGCACTGCTGGTGACGTAATAAGTGGTTCCGGCTAGCCAAGCAAGTAGTTGGTAGCTACGAGGATCGCCCCCTGCCAGCACAATACTTTGTACGGCGCTCATGAGAGCGGTGATCGCGATGCCTGTTAGTAAGACTCTTTCTGGTTGAAAGCCGGTTTTTCGATTCAGTAAGAAAATGATACCAACGGTCGATAACGCGCCGACAAAACCGCCGATGTACATGCCAACTAGGCTAGAGCTTAGCCCAGAGAAGAGCGTCACAATGAGGCCAAGGGCCGTGCCTGAACTGATGCCGATCACTTCTGGGCTGGCCATTGGATTGCCGCTTAAGCGCTGCATGATGGTGCCAGCGGTTGCTAACATGGCGCCAGCTAACAGTGCTGCTATTAAGCGGGGCAAGCGCCATTCGAGTACGGACCAGTTGCCATCACTAACTATCCAGCTCCAACCTTGATTGCCAATCGACACACTAGAGAAAATCAATAGCCCTAGGAATACAGCAACTAACGTTATCCAAATAGTGTGCTTGCTTAGTTGGCGGCTGTGCTCACTGTGGCGCGTTAAGGTGGTTTGAGTTTGGGTTTGACTGTGCAGGGCCAGTTTGGGCAATAGCCATAACATGAGTGGCGCGCCCAATGCCGCCGTGGCGGCGCCGGTTGGGATCATCGCAGACATCAACCCCGGCAGTTGCTGAATAATAAGATCCGTGAGCGTTAAGAGTGCGCCGCCTATCACCATGGAGACAAGAAACTTAGGCAGTAAACGCTTGATACCTATCAAGCGTGTCAGAGCGGGAGCCGCCAAGCCAACAAAGCCAATAATACCCACGGTTGCAACGACTAACGCCGTTAATAGAACGGCCAGCCCTAAGCAAACAATACGCAACTTGGCGAGGGATACCCCCAGACTTTTGGCGCCCGATTCTGACAATTGCAGTAGGGTTAACGGTTTGATGAAAAGAAACGCGATAATGACAACGGCCGCCACTCTTGGGGCGAGATAAATAACATTGCCCCAGCCTGTTTGCACTAAAGAGCCAGCGCCCCAGATCATTAGCCCTTCGAGTTTTTCCTGATTCATGATCAGTAATACGCTACTGAATGCACCAAAGTAGAGGTTGAGTACCATTCCCGAAATAACCACTATGGTGGGAGAGAGTGCTCGTCGCCAAGACAGCGCAAAAACAAGCCCCATGGCGATTAATCCCCCTGCCATGGCGACCAGACTGTAGGAGAGTTCAATTAACCAGGGCGCATAAAGCGTTGCCATCATTAAGCTGAAGCTGGCACCACTGGCTACCCCTAATGTGGTTGGTGAGGCAAGGGGGTTTCTTAATACTTGTTGCATTAATACCCCAGCAACGGCTAACGCTGCGCCACAGAGTAAGGTGGTGAATAAACGAGGCCACCAGGTTAGATGTAACTTTACTGAGGTGTCGGATAGCCAATTAGGTTGTAATAAGCTGTGAATATTGTTTGCTATGGTGCCATGGAGCGACAGCTGCCAGCCCATTAGTAGCGCAATGCAGGCGATTAACATCACAATAAAGCTGGCTGGAAAAACGCGCATTATGGATTCTCCTGCGAATGGGGTTGGGTCAGTAGGGCGGCGCTAAGTTGTTCCGCAAAACGTACGGTAGAAGGGATTGCGCCGAAGCTCCAAGTAGGGTCTAGCATTAAGGCGGGTCGTCCTGTTTTGTTGACCAAATACTGCCAGTATCTATCTTGTTGTAAGTTGTCTGCCACGCCAATGGGCAGTGGTTTAATAATGACAATCTGGCTGTCTAGTCCAATCAACTCGTCGATTCCGACAAGGGAAAACCCCCATGCATTGGTTTCATTTTGCCAAGCGCTTTGTAAGCCCAGTTTATTGGCGGCGATTTTGTAGATACTGTTGGCGCCAAAGACTCTGACGTGGCGGCTGTCCATAAATTGAATCATTAACAGCGGTGGCGTATTTTGGGGTGTTTTGTTCGCTAAGTTATTAAGCTGCTGTTCACTTTTGTGGATAAGGTCTTCAGCGGCTTGTGGCTTATTGACGTCTTGGGCGAGGGTGCGGGTGAAGGTTTTTAATCCGTCCCAAGTGATATTGCCCTGTTTGTAAAGCGTGATTTCAGTGACGGGGGCGATTTTCGAGAGCTTGGGAGTGAGGGGGCGAAACATGGGCGAGATAAAAATCCGCTCGGGTTGTAGCTCTGTTAACCGTTCTAAATTCGGTTGTGAGCGCAAGCCAACGTCTTCGGTTGTATCGGGAATGGCGGGGGCTTTCACCCATGAGTCGTAGCCGGACTTTTGCGCCACGGCGATCGGCTGAATGCCAAGTGCAAGCAGCGTTTCTGTTTGGGTCCAGTCAATCGACATCACTCTAGGCGATGGCTTTTCTGTGGGTAGCGATTGGGTGTGTAGAGACGTAAAAAACGTCGCCATACAGAGCATTAAAAAGCCAATTACACGATATAAGTGGGTAGAAGTCATGAACCTTTGTCTCATTAGTAAGGCATGGCAACAGGATAGCCTGCGGGGTGGCGGGTAATGTGCATGTTAATGCCATAGATTTGTTGTAATTGCTCTGCGGTAAACACATTTTCTACCGAGTTTGAGGCGATCATTTTTCCGCTGTGAAGCGCCACAATATGATCACAAAAACGCGCCGCCATATTGATGTCATGAATAACAATAATGACGCCAAGATTTAACTCTCTGCTGAGTTTTTTAATCAGGGTGAGCATGTCAATTTGATGAGCGATGTCCAGCGCAGAAAGGGGTTCATCGAGTAATAGGTATTGAGTCTTTTGGGCCAGTAACATAGCCAGCCACAAGCGTTGACGCTCGCCACCGGATAAAGTGTCCACTAGGCGATCAGCGTAATCCGTGGTGTCGGTTAGCGCCATTGCTTCGTCAATATACTGCCTATCGTTACTGTTTAAGCGGCCTAATAATCCGTGCCATGGGTAACGGCCAAAACTGACCAGATCTCTGCCCGACAAGCTGTCCGTGGCTGGGGTTTGTTGGGGCAGATAGGCAATTTGCTGAGCAAATTTTTTGTGTGGCCATAGGGTAAGCGGTTTGTTTTTCAGTAGTATGCTGCCGCCTGTGGGCTTTTGTTGCTGGGCAAGTAATTTCAACAGCGTTGATTTACCTGAACCGTTGTGACCGACCAATGCGTAAATTTTGCCTGGTTCAAAGGTCATTGAAAAGTCTGTTAATAGCGCGCTGTTGCCAATACTAAACTGCAGTTTTTTAGACTCTATCATGCTGTCAACCCAATAAAGAGAAGTAGTGCGAGGTTGTTGCGAGATGGCATCACTGATGGACTAGGGTGATGCCTTTTATGTGCAAGAAGCTCGGAGTGTTTGTTGAGCTACTTGTATCAACTCAAGCGGACGTTATTTTATTAGGATTGATAGTATTAATGCAAACTGTTTGCAAAATGAAATGATTTTCATCTATTGGCTTTTGACCGTGTGGAAAAAGCAGAGAAAGAAATTAAAGTGTTGATAAGTCGAATCGTGATTTATTCCTGTGGCATTGATTGTGTATAACGCTAAGATCAGCGAAAATAGCGCCAAACTTAATTACGATTAACATGACGGGGTTGTCAGCAGTAGGCTTTACTTTACTGGTCTTTAATGAATACAACACCCGCGTATAACCTAAAAGAATTTTTCATGACAAATCAACATTTTCTCAATGAAGTAAACGAGCGAAGAACTTTCGCAATCATATCGCATCCGGATGCCGGTAAAACCACCATCACGGAAAAGCTGTTGTTGCTTGGTCAGCTAATCCAAACGGCGGGTTCGGTTAAAGGTCGAAAAGGCGACAAACATGCCACGTCGGACTGGATGGCGATGGAGAAGCAACGGGGTATCTCGATTACCTCTTCGGTCATGCAGTTCCCTTATCGAGACCGTACGGTTAATTTATTGGATACGCCCGGACACGAGGATTTCTCGGAAGATACTTACCGAACACTGACTGCGGTTGACTCTGTCTT contains these protein-coding regions:
- the fhuB gene encoding Fe(3+)-hydroxamate ABC transporter permease FhuB; the protein is MRVFPASFIVMLIACIALLMGWQLSLHGTIANNIHSLLQPNWLSDTSVKLHLTWWPRLFTTLLCGAALAVAGVLMQQVLRNPLASPTTLGVASGASFSLMMATLYAPWLIELSYSLVAMAGGLIAMGLVFALSWRRALSPTIVVISGMVLNLYFGAFSSVLLIMNQEKLEGLMIWGAGSLVQTGWGNVIYLAPRVAAVVIIAFLFIKPLTLLQLSESGAKSLGVSLAKLRIVCLGLAVLLTALVVATVGIIGFVGLAAPALTRLIGIKRLLPKFLVSMVIGGALLTLTDLIIQQLPGLMSAMIPTGAATAALGAPLMLWLLPKLALHSQTQTQTTLTRHSEHSRQLSKHTIWITLVAVFLGLLIFSSVSIGNQGWSWIVSDGNWSVLEWRLPRLIAALLAGAMLATAGTIMQRLSGNPMASPEVIGISSGTALGLIVTLFSGLSSSLVGMYIGGFVGALSTVGIIFLLNRKTGFQPERVLLTGIAITALMSAVQSIVLAGGDPRSYQLLAWLAGTTYYVTSSALIPLAIATLVWLSIAFVCHRWLDILPLGEASAHALGMNVSRSRMWLLLLVAGLTVSATLVVGPLSFVGLMAPHLARLLGFSRAKEHLIGAILVGCSLMLFADWLGRQLLYPQDIPTGMVASIIGGLYLMWGLRRL
- a CDS encoding ABC transporter ATP-binding protein, which produces MIESKKLQFSIGNSALLTDFSMTFEPGKIYALVGHNGSGKSTLLKLLAQQQKPTGGSILLKNKPLTLWPHKKFAQQIAYLPQQTPATDSLSGRDLVSFGRYPWHGLLGRLNSNDRQYIDEAMALTDTTDYADRLVDTLSGGERQRLWLAMLLAQKTQYLLLDEPLSALDIAHQIDMLTLIKKLSRELNLGVIIVIHDINMAARFCDHIVALHSGKMIASNSVENVFTAEQLQQIYGINMHITRHPAGYPVAMPY
- the phnC gene encoding phosphonate ABC transporter ATP-binding protein; the encoded protein is MSVTQTTAQPSNFLEIRNLKKEYTAGNPILKGIDIHITEPGIVAIIGPSGTGKSTLLRCINRLIDPTEGQILFDNADLCLAKGAQLRKLRRQVGMVFQEYNLVERLTVIENVLTGRLGYMSAWQAWRRKFSQQDINTAFELLDAVGLTEHASKRADSLSGGQRQRVGIARAVMQNPKILLADEPTSSLDPKTAVEIMELLERFSQEKNIPALVNIHDVKLASRFAKRMIGMSDGVVVYDGPPEGITDEHLKQIYGGESWLA
- a CDS encoding iron-siderophore ABC transporter substrate-binding protein gives rise to the protein MTSTHLYRVIGFLMLCMATFFTSLHTQSLPTEKPSPRVMSIDWTQTETLLALGIQPIAVAQKSGYDSWVKAPAIPDTTEDVGLRSQPNLERLTELQPERIFISPMFRPLTPKLSKIAPVTEITLYKQGNITWDGLKTFTRTLAQDVNKPQAAEDLIHKSEQQLNNLANKTPQNTPPLLMIQFMDSRHVRVFGANSIYKIAANKLGLQSAWQNETNAWGFSLVGIDELIGLDSQIVIIKPLPIGVADNLQQDRYWQYLVNKTGRPALMLDPTWSFGAIPSTVRFAEQLSAALLTQPHSQENP
- the phnD gene encoding phosphate/phosphite/phosphonate ABC transporter substrate-binding protein, with translation MSIKLLTGLVLSGSLLIGSNAALADDCRYRGVLDDKFCDENYDLVADLPKDSSQWSDPSTLVFTYTPVEDPAVYKDAFSDFQKYLSDVTGKKVVYYTVHSNAAEVEALRSGRLHIAGFSTGPTGYAVNLGGLVPIAVKGTEEAFQGYNLVTIVRKDSNIMKMTDLKGKVVAHTSASSNSGNLAPRAIFPALGLTPDKDYEVKYSGKHDQSVMGVLSGDYDAAPVASDVLKRMVDAKRVDKEDFRIIYTSPRFPTSSFGYAYDLNPELVEKIKHAFFTFRFPADMQKTFGGADRFFPITYKEDWQVIRDIAHASGTAYTKTGLKQLAEADAAKAAADKRKKEAASKAQ
- the phnE gene encoding phosphonate ABC transporter, permease protein PhnE, translated to MAGLNSTRLHSTKDRENPFKHNWFVSALWLLVVCYVVYSFDAMDLSWGRIHSGLGHASDLLARMVPPNFSRWSLLLSGLIESLEIAVISSICGIFISLFLGLFAARNLMPGWVSTPVRTLIALCRTFHPVIIAILFVKSVGFGALAGILTLIVASIGFIAKLFAEAIEEISLKQVEAIRATGAGFTSIILFSVMPQVFARFIGFSTYQLDSNLRNSTMVGIVGAGGLGGTLFSAFQRFDYDFVAAILIVIIALIMFGEFLSNIVRRIFR
- a CDS encoding sigma-54-dependent transcriptional regulator gives rise to the protein MGNIIKVVIIDDDQTIIEALTEMLELEGFQITSYFSAEKAILALDHHSTAVILSDVRMPKMDGLSLLARLRALDNELPVILMSGHGDIPMAIEAMKEGAYDFLEKPLQPAQLINQLQRAAEKRQLVLENRKLKQNIAQQTGLEALIIGESAAIKSIRQHISSLAQANIDTIIYGETGCGKDVVARALHQFSLRNKGRFIAINCGGISESLIESELFGHEAGSFTGANKRHIGKIEAANGGTLFLDEIETMPLPVQIKLLRVLQERTIERVGSTQPIPVELTVIAASKDNLAQLGEEGKFRKDLFYRLNVASLTIPPLRDRPEDILPLFHHYARKAAAHFSKPLPLITPRYLEYLIQHPWPGNVRELKNAADRFVLGISETSLASIKREDDINGSYEERMEQFERHIIEEGLRVTNGQLNEAAELLDMSRKTLYRKMKKHQLDKQQFKAFDDGQE
- a CDS encoding ATP-binding protein; translated protein: MGIPTFHWLRHIGIGGRLFLAFVLISSITIVASGLATNTYLQLSDRLLLLKYQDIPGLDAAARLNDKSRLIVATAPLLVTSDAATSREQTMAELSLAISEMDALMRNLPDYTRYFLELITQIQNSLTLLNQSVERREVIKRELAQTSLLIFPLFETLIQQLEQLERNAGREHVINRLYYFSALMEKISNDASFNELDYTFLRLEKLGREIAQYPTSLAQIPPILQQNLLNLLSMSSRQGELFQLKNEELDLLYQQSFLLENSQQHIQQLAAQINQYTNDTNTSIRGSLEGAIKSINSSIRNILLLSLISLSIACAISWFYVRRNVLQRIIELQQNMRAIASSQLDTPIRIVGNDEVSSMARDLCYFQKTAIEVERTNQKLAAEIDERVAAEAQLKATQNELVQAGKLAALGQLGVGITHEINQPLTAIASHLHTAGRHMEQGQLNKAHNSLDKISQLLKKITRITKHLKAFARVAGTELTPVCLASVIEEAIELMSSQIHEQHCTLNYQASDALLYVLAEPIRLEQVMVNLISNAVDALSSSPVKQLGIAVYQHGDKVMIEVSDTGTGIESDQIEQIFDPFFTQKEVGQGLGLGLSISYNIVQDFGGHIKVTSIPEKGSRFTLALNKAEK